A region from the Drosophila ananassae strain 14024-0371.13 chromosome 2L, ASM1763931v2, whole genome shotgun sequence genome encodes:
- the LOC26513850 gene encoding cytolethal distending toxin subunit B, which translates to MNRVLSLLIPVLLNQNLVSSDVTDYRITTWNSEGYKLDKVFDLLDKDKSLNLVLVQECGNIADKNPGSIINPPVQFIMIDGENEYDSANDGNYEIREYRTRSTQLFIYYFPAPKSVNQQFGLAIVTKQLASEILYFASLHNHREIIDRKERSFINRPIVGLVFGTNDIFLNFHAEPTRNNEVLLQLNAIKTYMSRYKPNASWMLGADFNREPGDVTLDPHHERLIHPSQNTRRNRIIDYFIYGSANRNVFARMAKKPHTTTINAKLVSDHKAVDFNPAPRG; encoded by the exons ATGAATAGAGTGCTTTCGTTATTAATTCCAGTTTTACTGAATCAGAATCTCGTTTCTAGTGATGTTACGGATTATAGAATAACGACTTGGAATTCAGAGGGTTATAAACTAGATAAAGTTTTTGACTTATTGGATAAAGACAAGTCCTTAAATTTGGTCTTAGTGCAAGAATGTGGAAATATTGCAGACAAAAACCCAGGCAGCATTATTAATCCACCTGTACAG TTTATAATGATTGACGGTGAAAATGAATACGACTCTGCCAATGATGGTAATTATGAAATCCGCGAGTATCGAACACGATCCActcaattgtttatatattattttccgGCACCCAAAAGTG ttaATCAGCAATTTGGATTGGCTATTGTAACCAAACAACTGGCGTCAGAGATATTATACTTTGCATCTCTTCACAATCACCGAGAAATTATTGATCGCAAGGAACGTTCTTTCATTAATCGTCCTATTGTGGGATTGGTTTTTGGCACTAAtgatatttttcttaattttcacGCTGAACCCACTAGAAACAACGAAGTTTTACTTCAActaaatgcaattaaaactTATATGAGCCGCTATAAACCCAATGCTTCCTGGATGCTAGGCGCTGATTTCAACCGCGAGCCTGGAGATGTGACTTTGGATCCACATCATGAACGATTGATTCACCCCTCGCAAAATACTCGCCGTAATAGAATAATAGATTACTTTATATATGGTTCTGCAAATAGAAATGTTTTCGCGCGAATGGCCAAAAAACCTCATACAACAACCATAAATGCTAAGTTGGTCTCTGATCATAAGGCAGTAGATTTTAACCCTGCCCCGAGAGGGTAG
- the LOC116654562 gene encoding uncharacterized protein LOC116654562, translating to MKTVLLLLIFVLLNQNYVFSLVTDYNVTIWNSQGYRLQQVLDFFLSNPSLNLALVQESGNVASENPGQLIHQNLEFIVADAENAFECFNAGYFEVREYVDQGMRLYIYFFPATPYIRPDLGLTIVSRHQATGILYFVSQHTRRASCESRYLAFINRPVVGLVLGTDNIFLNIHAEPTRRRNEVLTQLRAIRSHMSIHRPHASWTLAGDFNRLPQDVQPSLVQNQERLVQPPQSTHGNDVLDYYIYGSADQNVFAQMDNPSNQATINPTLTGSDHHAVYFSNYITSIQYDRGNLQQILDQACTVRRSKYNDWTNFYDEIYDDKDRIPSSGFMQFQDGSYMQPVVVERDSDIKKSANWYPLDLSLLIGLEAAYSYSVRHKRAIGVSSATHHGLIFMNSKGSPTMTVFLRKDKLLCMTWTHEGWSSPTDCHRHISPAQFSATRTEQSFDRCYNKASESVISENLEALDNNILKSRNLLILQREFSRTMRNYGFFNNDYNTFKDYYNAKWNNTLINDAYGMSGAEFSARWNYGYYFKDGSFSVAFSSKHIQKNDTDNWLFINGNKVSDWDPLLRNIYGMFFFDKFGRPVIFFAALSDYPNCCIYRSHWVYEYRPDNSWVWIENYSEWEPSVLSKNPGALRFVIDKNNIHY from the exons ATGAAAACAgtgcttttattattaatttttgtccTACTGAATCAGAATTATGTTTTCAGTTTAGTAACGGACTATAATGTAACGATTTGGAATTCACAAGGATATCGACTACAGCAAGTTTTGGACTTTTTTTTGAGCAACCCGTCCTTGAATTTGGCTTTAGTTCAAGAAAGTGGAAATGTTGCTAGCGAAAACCCAGGCCAGCTCATCCATCAAAATTTAGAG TTCATCGTAGCTGATGCTGAAAATGCCTTTGAATGTTTCAATGCTGGTTATTTTGAAGTCCGCGAGTATGTTGATCAAGGAATGCGGTtgtatatatactttttcCCAGCTACTCCTTACA TTCGGCCAGACCTTGGATTGACGATTGTGAGCAGGCACCAGGCGACAGGGATATTGTACTTCGTATCTCAGCATACTCGTCGAGCCTCATGTGAATCCCGCTACCTTGCGTTTATCAATCGACCCGTTGTGGGATTGGTCCTTGGCACTGATAACATTTTCCTTAACATCCATGCTGAGCCCACTCGAAGAAGGAACGAAGTACTTACTCAACTGCGTGCCATTAGATCCCATATGAGTATCCACAGACCCCATGCTTCCTGGACGCTAGCCGGGGATTTCAACCGCTTGCCTCAAGACGTACAACCTAGTTTGGTTCAAAACCAAGAACGATTGGTTCAGCCTCCTCAGAGCACTCACGGTAACGATGTTCTAGATTACTATATATACGGCTCTGCAGATCAGAATGTTTTCGCGCAAATGGACAACCCCTCCAATCAAGCAACTATAAATCCCACTCTGACGGGCTCGGATCATCATGCCGTATATTTTTCCAACTATATTACTTCAATTCAATACGATCGAGGTAACCTGCAACAAATTTTAGACCAAGCCTGCACCGTACGAAGAAGCAAATACAACGATTGGACGAATTTTTATGATGAGATTTACGACGATAAAGATAGGATACCAAGCTCTGGTTTCATGCAGTTTCAGGATGGATCCTACATGCAGCCAGTCGTCGTTGAACGTGATTCTGATATTAAAAAAAGCGCCAATTGGTATCCGCTTGATTTGTCTTTGTTAATTGGCCTAGAGGCCGCCTACTCCTACAGTGTTAGACATAAAAGAGCTATTGGTGTGTCTTCTGCAACGCATCACGGCTTGATTTTTATGAACTCTAAAGGTTCTCCGACAATGACGGTTTTTTTGAGAAAAGATAAATTGCTATGTATGACCTGGACCCATGAGGGATGGAGCAGTCCAACCGATTGTCATCGACATATTTCCCCTGCACAGTTTTCAGCGACAAGAACGGAACAG AGTTTTGATCGCTGTTACAACAAAGCTTCAGAGTCAGTTATCAGCGAGAATTTGGAAGCATTAGATAATAATATCCTCAAGTCCCGTAACTTGCTTATATTGCAACGTGAGTTCTCAAGGACTATGAGAAACTATGGATTTTTCAACAATGATTATAATACGTTTAAAGATTATTATAATGCTAAATGGAACAACACGCTAATAAATGATGCTTACGGGATGTCAG gAGCAGAATTCTCTGCGCGTTGGAATTATGGATACTACTTCAAAGATGGATCTTTCTCCGTCGCATTTAGTTCTAAACATATTCAGAAAAATGATACTGATAATTGGTTATTTATAAACGGAAATAAAGTTTCCGATTGGGATCCATTGCTCAGAAATATCTATGGAATGTTCTTCTTTGACAAGTTCGGACGCCCAGTTATATTCTTTGCGGCGCTTAGTGATTACCCAAATTGTTGTATCTATCGGAGCCATTGGGTGTACGAATATCGTCCAGATAATAGTTGGGTTTGGATCGAAAACTATTCGGAATGGGAACCAAGCGTGTTGTCGAAAAATCCTGGAGCATTAAGATTCGttattgataaaaataatattcactattaa